A genomic segment from Nitrosopumilus sp. K4 encodes:
- a CDS encoding LamG-like jellyroll fold domain-containing protein produces the protein MRNRRALSTIVGAVFFVIAAATSIAYITYSMDTVDNFAQTIATNEIEQTNRANEKFDLTQVRIDGGKFNFTIQNTGNVPVTIARLWVENTTDSSWVPQKFDINKSVSPGGKKSNIGQDIGLIALDTEAYDFKLITDRGNALPFSVSSTMTSKLYAKLHAEPKIIAPGFSTTLTLEIINNQTSDSILTEISPSIVCDPDITLESESGLTYPVPNTVETLERGDVATFRWVYVATGTGGDTAPCNAYINNNPIPANLLDSVTVKIENPSFASQSETALESEGLTCCKTTDDTLAFHGETTGVPAPSPGGNGTSFQTYSGLPELSGDTRTMPADSPLRYYSKNDGATQVDVPQGTWDLTLVMSSDLVPSSLSANLPDLVYFFDSADPLLDSRNNIDLTQAGTPGTGNGVGQNGTDTAIFDGDDYFVISYDDAFSDISATDDSTAGWFKTSTSSGKLTIYRVEQDVAGFEEFYDISINNGKVEFSFVADDDSAAPTTCTSPLSYADDKWHSFVAVRDTAHSCILYVDGSQVDTDFQTGNSGTGKDIIDITSADTNIGRDPSGTNYFTGELSQLMHWNNYGITSSQASDLHDANYGTAAHRISYEIYRADDSGNILDTIHTEIIDIPFQDTSNVPLGWNDFTHSNLLTNSTDSLGSFHFTSDSRLYVEIENISGNSFLDWTMNTDDNGYTDNIGSKLVLPTPNNPFPSYFQWDSKNPLVFTISNAGPNGMFMLFSGTRVIFEELDKSMSYAGLLEKFNSTTMNSNEDGNFMSVDDKGVLTFGYPNTEPGLSPNPSGDMPTNSNYRMYVSIVGYDSQGASVFRTFYVGVVDVCDPCT, from the coding sequence ATGAGAAATAGAAGAGCTCTTAGTACAATTGTAGGTGCTGTATTTTTTGTAATTGCAGCTGCTACATCAATTGCATATATCACATACAGCATGGATACTGTAGATAATTTTGCACAAACAATTGCAACAAATGAGATAGAACAAACAAACAGAGCAAATGAAAAATTTGATTTAACTCAGGTAAGAATAGATGGTGGAAAATTTAACTTTACAATACAAAACACAGGAAACGTCCCAGTCACAATTGCACGTTTGTGGGTTGAAAATACAACCGATTCTAGTTGGGTTCCTCAGAAATTTGACATCAATAAATCCGTTAGCCCCGGCGGCAAAAAATCTAACATAGGACAAGATATTGGGTTGATTGCTTTAGATACTGAAGCGTATGATTTTAAATTAATTACCGACAGAGGAAACGCATTACCTTTCTCAGTAAGCTCAACCATGACCTCAAAGTTATATGCAAAACTTCACGCCGAGCCAAAAATCATAGCTCCTGGATTTTCAACCACTTTAACATTGGAAATTATCAATAATCAAACATCTGATAGCATCTTAACAGAAATATCACCATCAATAGTATGTGATCCAGATATTACTCTTGAATCTGAATCTGGTTTGACATATCCTGTCCCCAACACAGTCGAAACATTGGAACGAGGAGATGTTGCGACATTTAGGTGGGTATATGTTGCTACTGGAACAGGGGGGGATACTGCACCATGTAATGCTTACATCAACAACAACCCAATTCCTGCAAATTTGCTTGATTCAGTCACTGTAAAAATCGAAAACCCTTCATTTGCATCACAGAGTGAAACCGCACTTGAGTCTGAAGGTTTGACCTGTTGTAAAACTACCGATGACACGCTAGCATTTCACGGTGAAACTACAGGGGTCCCTGCTCCTTCTCCTGGTGGAAATGGCACTAGTTTTCAGACCTATTCTGGATTGCCGGAATTGTCAGGAGATACTCGTACTATGCCTGCTGATTCGCCTTTAAGATATTATTCAAAAAATGATGGGGCCACCCAAGTAGATGTACCTCAGGGAACATGGGATTTAACATTGGTTATGTCAAGTGATCTTGTTCCGTCTTCATTATCTGCAAACCTTCCTGATTTGGTATACTTTTTTGATTCTGCTGATCCATTATTGGATTCACGAAATAATATTGATCTAACACAAGCAGGCACTCCGGGAACTGGTAATGGTGTTGGTCAGAACGGAACTGATACAGCGATATTTGACGGAGATGATTATTTTGTTATTTCATATGATGATGCATTTTCAGACATTAGTGCTACTGATGATTCTACTGCTGGGTGGTTTAAGACAAGCACATCTTCAGGCAAGCTTACCATTTATCGTGTTGAGCAAGATGTTGCAGGTTTTGAAGAATTTTATGACATATCAATCAATAATGGAAAAGTAGAGTTTTCATTTGTAGCTGATGATGATTCTGCTGCGCCAACCACATGCACATCACCATTATCCTATGCAGATGATAAGTGGCATTCCTTTGTAGCAGTAAGAGACACGGCACATAGTTGCATTTTGTATGTTGATGGAAGTCAAGTCGATACTGATTTCCAAACAGGTAACAGTGGAACAGGAAAAGACATTATAGACATTACGTCTGCAGATACAAACATTGGACGAGATCCTTCAGGAACCAATTATTTTACAGGCGAACTGAGCCAATTAATGCATTGGAATAATTACGGAATAACATCATCTCAAGCATCGGATCTTCATGATGCAAATTATGGAACAGCAGCTCACCGAATAAGCTATGAGATTTATCGGGCAGATGACAGTGGAAATATTTTAGACACCATACATACCGAAATTATAGACATTCCATTTCAAGATACTTCCAATGTTCCATTAGGGTGGAATGATTTCACTCATAGCAATTTACTAACAAATAGTACTGATTCATTAGGCTCATTTCATTTTACATCAGATTCAAGATTATATGTTGAAATTGAGAATATCTCAGGTAATTCATTTTTAGATTGGACAATGAACACGGATGATAACGGGTATACCGATAACATTGGCTCAAAACTTGTGCTTCCTACACCAAACAATCCTTTCCCTTCTTACTTCCAGTGGGATTCTAAAAATCCTTTGGTGTTTACCATCTCTAATGCAGGGCCAAATGGGATGTTTATGTTGTTTTCAGGTACACGTGTAATTTTTGAGGAATTGGATAAATCTATGTCATATGCAGGATTGCTAGAAAAATTTAACAGTACGACCATGAATTCCAATGAAGACGGGAATTTTATGTCAGTAGATGATAAAGGAGTGCTGACATTCGGATATCCAAACACAGAACCAGGATTATCTCCAAATCCATCAGGGGATATGCCCACAAATAGCAATTATCGTATGTATGTGTCAATTGTGGGATATGACAGTCAAGGAGCCAGTGTGTTTAGAACATTCTATGTAGGCGTAGTTGATGTCTGTGACCCATGCACATAG
- a CDS encoding AAA family ATPase: protein MNDASGRQGEQSKISSKNMNLSVTVSKLKRDEHKLAKLYDFKKYLDPSKFSFPEKMMEMVPKGTPPYLDNGEHYVERIARALAYFKQCALIGPSGTGKTHIVYLVSELSGLPLWEINCGLQTSVFDLFGRYVGLGKENWIDGLITSWVRHGGILYLDEANMMKQDIATKLNPILDTRGHMVLTEKDNELIHRHKNAFLIISMNPFSSEFAGTKPINAAMRRRMSVWLNFDYMSVGDKVDQKEIEMVAERGNISLNDAEIITKIGAKLRQEYKTGDLPYGPSIGDLVNWGKIVSDGANILEAGIETIVSMTSDDLEIQDEVIKIIKKFVGEK from the coding sequence ATGAATGATGCTTCTGGAAGGCAGGGGGAACAGTCAAAGATCAGCTCTAAGAACATGAATCTTTCTGTTACGGTTTCAAAATTAAAAAGAGATGAACACAAACTAGCAAAATTATATGATTTCAAAAAATATCTGGATCCCTCAAAATTCTCATTTCCTGAAAAAATGATGGAGATGGTGCCAAAAGGAACACCGCCTTATCTTGACAACGGAGAGCACTATGTAGAACGAATTGCAAGAGCATTGGCATATTTCAAACAATGTGCCTTAATCGGTCCAAGTGGGACTGGGAAAACACACATTGTATATCTTGTATCCGAATTATCCGGTCTTCCGTTATGGGAAATTAACTGTGGTTTGCAAACATCTGTCTTTGACTTGTTTGGAAGATATGTGGGACTGGGAAAAGAAAATTGGATTGATGGTTTGATTACTAGTTGGGTAAGACATGGTGGCATATTGTATTTGGATGAGGCAAACATGATGAAACAAGATATTGCAACAAAACTCAATCCAATTTTAGATACTAGAGGACACATGGTATTAACAGAAAAAGACAACGAGTTAATTCATAGACATAAAAATGCATTTTTAATAATTAGTATGAACCCATTTTCGTCAGAATTTGCAGGTACTAAACCAATTAACGCTGCAATGAGAAGAAGAATGAGCGTATGGTTGAATTTTGACTACATGAGTGTAGGGGACAAAGTTGATCAAAAAGAAATTGAAATGGTTGCGGAAAGAGGAAACATTTCATTAAATGACGCAGAAATAATTACAAAGATCGGTGCCAAGCTAAGACAAGAATACAAAACAGGTGATTTACCTTATGGTCCATCAATTGGTGATCTGGTTAACTGGGGAAAAATTGTTTCAGACGGTGCAAACATCTTAGAAGCAGGAATAGAAACAATAGTTTCAATGACAAGTGATGATCTGGAAATTCAAGATGAAGTAATAAAGATCATCAAGAAGTTTGTTGGCGAGAAGTGA
- a CDS encoding vWA domain-containing protein, which yields MKDTLADVSHELFFDLSGKNPSEIDIFFEESIDYPKISKTPRITITIPLPREYGGKYHLLGYEFAEYETNHESIWTLYAGILVKFAAYVHNIEYLDLEDWKKNKTSKLCEKVIQFIGNTLAENHLQMNYPEYKIELDNIENKIAEINFDSNSKQIETRKKFASQFAVNKTSIQELKTKIIQDKESKAKIIEYADFLYRHQDYLKDTVFPFYDEKELSFKNKNKTIFIKPKSEFKKLVDSFDEMWIDEKIKKARITKKYDKITKDLNFDKIGFADENIGEYLRLKNESSMFLKKLRTQLKMVANIVDDPNAEDLGLVEMQKAIQAMASQNDSIQIFEQDVARKTDENWAIILDTSASMKLKFEDLKKFALCLSETADEMNSRGGQWGLFSFNNEFLIVKDHSEKYTQMAKARIGGIKNKGLSFIPDAITLGARIMQDDPTDKKFIFVITDGQTLGQDQDEKAFQDAIKQARNMGINVIGIGLPEKISKYFTLNIPHGDLKKTVAKFIDAYIEVAQSSM from the coding sequence ATGAAAGATACTCTTGCTGATGTTTCTCACGAATTATTTTTTGATCTCTCTGGAAAAAACCCTTCTGAAATTGACATATTTTTTGAAGAATCCATAGACTATCCTAAAATCTCAAAAACACCAAGAATTACAATCACTATTCCATTGCCAAGAGAATATGGAGGAAAATATCATTTGCTTGGATATGAATTTGCAGAATATGAAACCAATCATGAGTCAATATGGACATTATATGCGGGGATTTTAGTTAAATTTGCAGCATATGTTCATAATATAGAATATTTAGATTTGGAGGATTGGAAGAAAAATAAAACTTCTAAATTATGTGAAAAAGTAATTCAATTCATAGGAAATACACTTGCTGAAAATCATCTTCAAATGAACTATCCTGAATATAAAATCGAATTAGACAATATAGAAAACAAAATTGCTGAAATAAATTTTGATTCAAATTCTAAGCAAATTGAAACAAGGAAAAAATTTGCATCTCAATTTGCAGTAAATAAGACATCCATTCAAGAATTAAAAACAAAAATAATACAAGATAAAGAATCTAAAGCAAAAATAATTGAATATGCTGATTTTCTGTACAGACATCAAGACTATCTAAAAGATACGGTTTTTCCATTTTATGATGAAAAAGAACTTTCATTTAAAAATAAAAACAAGACTATTTTCATAAAACCAAAATCAGAATTTAAAAAATTAGTCGATTCGTTTGATGAAATGTGGATTGACGAAAAAATCAAAAAAGCAAGAATAACAAAAAAATATGATAAAATTACCAAGGATCTTAATTTTGACAAAATTGGTTTTGCCGATGAAAATATTGGAGAATATCTTAGATTAAAAAATGAAAGTAGCATGTTTCTCAAAAAATTGAGAACTCAATTAAAAATGGTTGCAAATATTGTTGATGATCCAAATGCTGAAGATTTAGGATTAGTAGAAATGCAAAAAGCAATTCAGGCAATGGCAAGTCAAAATGACAGCATACAGATTTTTGAGCAAGATGTTGCACGAAAAACAGATGAAAATTGGGCCATAATTTTAGATACTAGTGCAAGTATGAAACTAAAATTTGAGGATTTGAAAAAATTTGCATTGTGCCTTTCTGAGACTGCTGATGAAATGAATTCAAGAGGAGGTCAATGGGGATTGTTTTCATTTAACAATGAATTTTTGATTGTCAAAGACCACTCTGAAAAATACACTCAAATGGCCAAAGCCCGAATTGGAGGAATCAAAAACAAAGGCTTATCGTTTATTCCAGATGCCATAACCTTAGGTGCCAGAATCATGCAAGACGACCCTACTGATAAAAAATTCATTTTTGTCATTACCGATGGACAGACATTAGGCCAAGATCAGGATGAAAAGGCATTTCAAGACGCAATAAAACAGGCCCGAAACATGGGAATTAACGTTATAGGCATAGGACTGCCTGAAAAAATCTCAAAATACTTTACTTTGAACATTCCACACGGAGATCTCAAGAAAACTGTGGCTAAATTCATTGATGCCTATATCGAGGTAGCACAGTCCTCGATGTAA